One Cydia pomonella isolate Wapato2018A chromosome 14, ilCydPomo1, whole genome shotgun sequence DNA segment encodes these proteins:
- the LOC133524757 gene encoding uncharacterized protein LOC133524757 produces the protein MSNFTLRELALIAVSLDDDENERRNKKKKAYWVHEMFKERKKEGEYWTSRRHLLADESKFYSYYHMPKSAFYYILSYIEDSITKKNTTFREAITPEEKLAVTLKYMVSGASVRTLSTSFRLGETTIRSIIKEVCKAIIDKMMGVYMPTLTAEDWLKIADGFNARWNFPNCIGAIDGKHINIIAPPNSGSLYYNYKKHFSIVLLAIVDDRYRFTVVDIGAYGKNSDGGIFASSKLGKRIQNNSLNIPDDKILPGTNIALPHVFVADEAFPLQKHVMRPYPRSRTPSQDQKEFNNRQSRARKVVEDAFGILYQKFEIYNKNIRLNPDVVDDVVLTTCILHNVMRTYNIERNEQYGSSRRPAARAAAFSDLRHVGGNGTAY, from the exons ATGTCAAATTTTACCCTTCGTGAATTGGCCCTCATAGCTGTCAGtcttgatgatgatgaaaatgaaagacggaacaaaaaaaagaaagctTATTGGGTGCACGAAATgtttaaagaaagaaaaaaagagggTGAATATTGGACCTCTCGTAGGCATTTGTTAGCTGACGAGAGCAAATTTTATTCATACTACCATATGCCAAAAAGTGCGTTTTATTACATCCTATCTTATATTGAGGACTcaataacaaagaaaaacaCTACGTTCAGAGAAGCGATCACACCCGAAGAGAAATTGGCTGTGActttaaa ATATATGGTGAGCGGCGCTTCGGTTAGAACTTTATCTACAAGCTTCAGATTAGGTGAAACGACTATTAGATCAATAATAAAGGAAGTGTGCAAAGCTATTATTGACAAAATGATGGGTGTTTATATGCCTACGCTTACAGCTGAAGATTGGCTAAAAATCGCGGATGGGTTTAATGCCAGGTGGAATTTTCCTAACTGCATTGGTGCAATAGATGGCaagcatataaatataatagcaCCGCCCAACAGCGGATCGCTCTActacaattacaaaaaacatttttcgatAGTTCTCTTGGCCATAGTTGATGATAGATATAGATTTACTGTTGTTGACATAGGCGCATATGGTAAAAACAGTGACGGTGGAATTTTTGCATCTTCAAAACTTGGAAAACGAATTCAAAATAATAGCTTAAATATACCagatgataaaatattgccCGGGACAAACATAGCACTTCCACATGTTTTTGTGGCAGATGAGGCTTTTCCattacaaaaacatgtaatgaggcCATATCCTCGTTCTCGGACTCCGTCTCAGGACCAAAAAGAATTTAACAATCGCCAGTCACGCGCACGTAAAGTAGTCGAAGATGCTTTCGGAATATTATAccaaaaatttgaaatatacaacaaaaataTTCGTCTAAATCCAGACGTTGTTGATGATGTTGTATTGACAACCTGTATATTGCATAACGTAATGCGAACTTATAATATCGAACGCAATGAACAGTATGGTTCCAGTCGCAGGCcagcggcgcgggcggcggcatTCAGTGATCTACGTCATGTAGGTGGAAACGGTACcgcttattaa